One part of the Francisella adeliensis genome encodes these proteins:
- a CDS encoding peptide MFS transporter, with the protein MEHLKHPKGLKFLFFTEMWERFSFYGLSAILILYMTERLGFTDANAALVFGSYVTYLYITTAVGGILADRVIGYRRCVLIGGVSIMTGHIIMALSGTSNVALFLGLGCISAGTGFFKSNVSTMVGRLYDDREALRNSGFAYFYTGINFGSVLATFIVGFVGEKIGWHYGFSLAAFGMALGLICFELGKNNFPKSCDEPKHEIMQRKLFLGLNVWQAIILFVMFSACIFAYLIAHPTESMIIISLSGIVLLLYLMSLWKSLEKAQKTNIAILLILSIFMLFYWSLSNQTSISIPLFIKHNIELNIFSFNMPVTTVMASQLTLLVIITPFFGILWQKLSNSNKEPSDELKFVFSLVFLALCFLFLSIAGSIAASTGKANVIWVLLCYLMLVFGELCISPVGLALVTRLAPNHLKSTMMGVWWTISAYAGFFGGVISSKIAATKDTPASSFANGYFKLFIAAIIMAVILLALTPMLKKLTKLKV; encoded by the coding sequence ATGGAACATCTCAAACACCCTAAAGGTCTCAAGTTTTTATTCTTTACTGAAATGTGGGAACGCTTTAGTTTCTATGGTCTATCAGCTATCTTAATACTTTACATGACAGAACGCCTTGGTTTTACTGATGCTAATGCTGCTTTAGTCTTTGGTAGCTATGTAACTTACCTATATATTACTACTGCAGTAGGTGGAATATTAGCAGATAGAGTTATTGGCTATCGTCGTTGTGTGCTTATAGGCGGTGTTTCTATTATGACTGGCCATATAATAATGGCACTATCAGGTACTAGTAATGTGGCTCTGTTTTTAGGGCTTGGCTGTATATCTGCTGGTACAGGATTTTTTAAGTCTAATGTATCTACAATGGTTGGTAGGCTTTATGATGATAGAGAAGCTCTAAGAAATAGTGGCTTTGCATACTTTTATACAGGTATAAATTTTGGTTCGGTATTAGCAACATTTATAGTTGGATTTGTTGGAGAGAAAATCGGCTGGCATTATGGTTTTAGTTTAGCAGCTTTTGGTATGGCATTAGGTCTGATATGTTTTGAGCTTGGTAAAAATAATTTCCCTAAAAGCTGTGATGAACCAAAGCATGAAATTATGCAAAGAAAACTGTTCTTAGGGTTAAATGTTTGGCAAGCTATAATCTTATTTGTAATGTTTTCAGCATGTATTTTTGCTTATCTTATAGCCCACCCTACTGAATCAATGATAATTATTTCATTATCAGGAATTGTGTTACTTCTATACTTAATGTCTCTATGGAAATCTCTTGAGAAAGCTCAAAAGACTAATATTGCAATTCTTCTAATACTATCAATATTTATGCTTTTCTATTGGTCATTAAGTAATCAAACTTCTATTAGTATACCTTTATTTATCAAGCATAATATTGAGCTTAATATTTTTAGTTTCAATATGCCTGTTACTACGGTTATGGCAAGTCAATTAACTTTATTAGTTATTATTACTCCATTTTTTGGAATCCTATGGCAAAAGCTAAGCAATTCTAATAAAGAACCATCTGATGAGTTAAAATTTGTATTTAGCTTGGTATTTCTTGCTTTATGTTTCTTATTTTTAAGCATAGCTGGCTCAATCGCTGCAAGTACAGGCAAAGCTAATGTAATTTGGGTTTTACTATGTTATCTGATGTTAGTATTTGGTGAGCTTTGTATATCTCCTGTAGGGCTAGCCCTTGTCACTCGCCTAGCACCGAATCATCTAAAATCCACAATGATGGGTGTATGGTGGACAATCAGTGCTTATGCAGGCTTTTTTGGTGGAGTAATTAGCTCAAAGATTGCTGCTACAAAAGATACTCCTGCAAGTAGTTTTGCTAATGGATATTTCAAACTTTTTATTGCAGCAATAATTATGGCTGTTATATTACTTGCATTGACACCTATGTTAAAAAAACTTACAAAATTAAAGGTCTAA
- a CDS encoding DUF2975 domain-containing protein has protein sequence MKKIKSMSKKYRVIFQLMLVLVIVVTPIFWLTVDTKIDIFSSIGMSSIYSPYINSPMLMSTRIFAIIVSLIPISIVSYALIALIRLFKFYEQGNIFSVETVNQYKKLGKALIFWFFGIMIYDALISLVLTMNNPVGHRVISITIGGIDILAIIAGSVVLIISSVMQQAQEIADENSLTI, from the coding sequence ATGAAAAAAATTAAATCAATGAGTAAAAAATATAGAGTAATATTTCAGCTAATGCTTGTTTTGGTAATAGTAGTTACACCTATATTTTGGCTAACTGTTGACACAAAAATAGATATTTTTAGTTCTATTGGTATGAGTAGTATCTATAGCCCCTACATTAACTCTCCTATGCTAATGTCAACGAGAATCTTTGCTATAATTGTTAGTCTAATTCCAATTTCAATAGTTTCCTATGCCTTAATAGCTTTAATCAGGTTATTTAAATTTTATGAGCAGGGTAATATATTCTCAGTAGAAACAGTTAATCAATATAAGAAACTAGGCAAAGCATTAATTTTTTGGTTCTTTGGAATAATGATTTATGATGCTTTAATATCTCTAGTTTTGACTATGAATAATCCTGTTGGTCATAGAGTTATTTCAATTACTATAGGAGGTATAGACATTTTAGCAATTATTGCAGGATCTGTAGTACTAATTATTTCTTCTGTTATGCAACAAGCTCAAGAGATTGCTGATGAAAACAGTTTAACCATATAA
- a CDS encoding helix-turn-helix domain-containing protein gives MSIIINLSVILADKNIKSKDLAKAIGITEQNLSILKNNKAKAIRFSTLEAICKELDCQPGDIIKFKK, from the coding sequence ATGTCTATTATCATTAATCTAAGCGTTATTTTAGCGGATAAAAATATAAAATCTAAAGATCTTGCAAAAGCAATTGGAATTACAGAACAAAATTTATCTATTTTAAAAAACAATAAAGCCAAAGCTATTCGATTTTCTACATTAGAGGCAATTTGTAAAGAGCTAGATTGTCAGCCAGGAGATATTATAAAATTTAAAAAATAG
- a CDS encoding AI-2E family transporter translates to MSYSNIKKLVIVCLLGALIVWVLYPFIYAILFASLLAIILAPVQKKLEVHIGKHRSSFFLALVILLGVFIPLLIIVSYAIHEIILYVQNIQSLSESSKQLGDYLIKIPYIGDQLDQKLNDFIAIIQKDQEKILKNIDQVLPALKYVGFTSLSFITNFLITLLVMYQFLVSGTTVEQFFKKVVLKDFNDRDNFIEAAINTTRRVSIAIISTAVLVGIIMGTTFITIGLPSPVLFAFICALASMIPFMVSIVYIALAFGIFVLLGSTKAIIVLVIGFGLNMFTDNIMQPKIINKGVTLSFAASLLGILGGLQAFGFIGIFLGPVIFNVAYVGLEKLMDNKDI, encoded by the coding sequence ATGTCTTACTCAAATATCAAAAAACTTGTAATAGTCTGCCTACTTGGAGCTCTAATAGTCTGGGTTCTCTACCCTTTTATTTACGCGATATTATTTGCTAGCTTACTAGCTATCATATTAGCACCAGTTCAAAAAAAATTAGAAGTACACATTGGTAAGCATAGGAGTAGTTTTTTTCTAGCTTTAGTAATTTTATTAGGGGTATTTATACCTTTACTTATAATTGTTTCTTATGCTATCCATGAAATAATTCTTTATGTTCAAAATATTCAATCTCTAAGTGAGTCATCAAAACAGCTAGGAGATTATTTAATAAAAATTCCATACATTGGAGATCAATTAGACCAAAAATTAAATGACTTTATTGCTATTATTCAAAAAGACCAAGAAAAAATACTAAAAAATATTGATCAAGTTCTACCAGCACTGAAGTATGTTGGGTTTACTTCATTAAGCTTTATAACAAATTTCCTTATTACACTTTTAGTGATGTACCAATTTTTAGTGAGTGGTACTACTGTTGAACAGTTTTTCAAAAAAGTAGTTCTTAAAGACTTTAATGATCGTGATAACTTTATTGAGGCAGCAATTAATACTACTAGAAGGGTGAGTATCGCTATTATATCAACTGCTGTTTTAGTTGGTATTATTATGGGAACAACATTTATAACTATTGGCTTACCAAGTCCTGTACTATTTGCTTTTATTTGTGCATTAGCTTCAATGATACCTTTTATGGTTTCAATAGTTTATATAGCTCTTGCTTTCGGTATTTTTGTATTATTAGGCTCTACTAAAGCTATAATCGTACTGGTGATTGGGTTTGGTTTGAATATGTTTACAGATAATATTATGCAACCTAAGATTATTAATAAAGGTGTCACTCTAAGCTTTGCTGCTTCTTTGCTTGGTATATTAGGTGGACTACAAGCATTTGGCTTTATAGGAATATTCCTTGGTCCTGTGATATTTAATGTAGCTTATGTTGGACTAGAAAAATTAATGGATAATAAGGATATTTAA
- a CDS encoding TspO/MBR family protein → MIIVLGLGFLVASAASAQIQGWYSTINHPSFSPPNYIFAPIWTILYIMIAIASWLICLEGKLVKKIFIVYKTQFVFNFLWNIRLFANVSKVASYLMVPYILWVSFAWVLNASYFMLN, encoded by the coding sequence ATTATTATAGTTTTAGGGCTTGGGTTTTTAGTTGCAAGTGCTGCCTCTGCACAGATACAAGGCTGGTATAGTACTATAAACCACCCTTCATTTTCTCCTCCCAACTATATATTTGCACCAATTTGGACTATTTTATATATTATGATTGCAATTGCTAGTTGGTTAATATGTCTAGAAGGCAAGCTAGTAAAAAAAATATTTATAGTTTATAAAACTCAATTTGTTTTTAACTTCTTATGGAATATTAGACTTTTCGCAAATGTTTCTAAAGTAGCTTCATACTTGATGGTCCCATATATTTTATGGGTTAGCTTTGCATGGGTTCTAAATGCTAGCTACTTTATGTTAAACTAG
- a CDS encoding bifunctional methionine sulfoxide reductase B/A protein, whose protein sequence is MLKTKSLTPHQHGIIINKDTEQPFTGRYNDLDQKGIYICRNCATPLFKADSKFISTCGWPSYDLHIEDNVKTLPDADGRRTEILCNCCGGHLGHIFHGEGYTKLSTRYCVNSASVDFIPFESFGATEEVIVAAGCFWGVEHYLKKLDGVLLAESGYCGGDEPNPNYKKVCSGATDYLEVVRIIFDKDKLTLEELLKYFFEIHDFEQTNGQGPDIGQQYKSAIFCYTDNQKKIAEELKSILVEKGYKVATEVRSMKPYYVAEDYHLDYYMRNGSIPYCHKHQKIF, encoded by the coding sequence ATGCTGAAAACTAAGAGCCTAACACCTCACCAACATGGGATTATTATAAACAAAGATACAGAACAACCATTTACAGGTAGATATAACGATCTTGATCAGAAGGGAATATATATCTGTAGAAACTGTGCAACGCCTCTTTTTAAAGCAGATAGTAAGTTTATTTCCACATGTGGTTGGCCAAGCTATGATTTACATATAGAAGATAATGTCAAGACACTTCCTGATGCAGATGGACGTAGAACTGAAATCTTATGTAACTGTTGTGGAGGACATCTTGGACATATTTTTCATGGTGAAGGTTATACAAAGTTAAGTACGCGATACTGTGTAAACTCTGCTTCTGTTGACTTTATACCTTTTGAGAGCTTTGGAGCTACTGAAGAGGTTATAGTTGCAGCTGGCTGTTTTTGGGGAGTGGAGCATTATTTGAAAAAGTTAGATGGGGTACTACTTGCTGAATCAGGTTATTGTGGTGGCGATGAACCAAACCCAAACTATAAAAAAGTTTGTAGTGGGGCAACAGATTACCTTGAGGTTGTAAGAATTATCTTTGATAAAGATAAACTAACATTAGAAGAGCTTTTAAAGTATTTCTTTGAAATTCATGATTTTGAACAGACAAATGGTCAGGGTCCCGATATTGGTCAGCAATACAAATCAGCAATTTTTTGTTATACAGATAATCAAAAAAAGATTGCTGAAGAGCTCAAAAGTATTCTTGTAGAAAAAGGTTATAAAGTTGCTACTGAGGTTAGAAGCATGAAGCCATATTATGTTGCTGAGGATTATCATTTAGATTATTACATGAGAAATGGTTCTATTCCATATTGTCATAAACACCAAAAAATATTTTAG
- a CDS encoding multidrug effflux MFS transporter: MQIRKGSKYLIFYVVLFVALPPFAIDAYIPAFSNLSNYFHVNQNQIAMTVSTYLFGFSLGMLIWGALSDKFGRKKILTIGMSIYTISTILCTYSYNFETLTFMRFLQGLGDSPAAVAAMAILKDCYRGQKLIKMMATMVMVFMIAPIIAPIIGSVIIYTTGEWQNIFHFLTFYGIVLLIITLLMPETHKTHKRSKSLLISFFVYIKHLMNTPYILATISGGLCFGALFSFIGASSNIMLGYLDLGYFQFCLLFALNIFGIVFSSLFIKNKVNNANQSQVIYYGYTIAISLVLLNTLCSYLIDNIYVFVIINTLATACFALVNIIITARAIDLLKEGFAAGNAIMRLIKFLVAGVATTIVGFFSINHLMVEIPIQQLFFLIVSLLIFITIKDKLKD; this comes from the coding sequence ATGCAAATAAGAAAAGGTAGTAAATACTTAATATTTTATGTTGTTCTTTTCGTAGCACTTCCACCATTTGCTATTGATGCATACATACCTGCTTTTAGTAATTTAAGTAATTATTTTCATGTCAATCAAAATCAAATAGCGATGACTGTTTCAACATACCTTTTTGGCTTTAGTTTAGGTATGCTAATTTGGGGTGCTTTATCTGATAAGTTTGGTAGAAAAAAAATCTTAACTATTGGCATGTCAATTTATACAATTAGTACAATTCTATGCACATATAGCTATAATTTTGAAACACTTACCTTTATGAGGTTTTTACAAGGACTAGGAGACTCCCCCGCTGCTGTAGCTGCTATGGCTATACTTAAAGATTGTTATCGAGGGCAAAAGCTAATAAAAATGATGGCTACAATGGTAATGGTCTTTATGATAGCTCCTATTATTGCCCCGATAATTGGTAGTGTCATCATCTACACTACAGGTGAATGGCAAAACATTTTTCATTTTTTAACATTCTATGGAATAGTCTTACTTATTATTACACTATTAATGCCTGAAACACATAAAACACATAAGAGATCAAAAAGTCTTCTTATTAGCTTTTTTGTATATATAAAACACTTAATGAATACTCCTTATATATTAGCTACCATAAGTGGAGGACTATGTTTTGGAGCATTATTTAGCTTTATTGGAGCTTCTTCAAATATAATGCTAGGTTACTTGGATTTAGGCTATTTTCAATTCTGTCTATTATTTGCTTTAAATATTTTTGGAATTGTATTTTCAAGCTTATTTATCAAAAATAAAGTTAACAATGCTAATCAAAGCCAAGTTATATATTATGGCTATACAATAGCAATAAGTTTAGTTTTATTAAACACCCTATGCTCTTATTTGATAGATAATATCTATGTTTTTGTAATCATAAATACATTAGCTACTGCATGTTTTGCTCTTGTTAATATAATAATCACTGCCAGAGCTATAGACTTGCTAAAAGAAGGTTTTGCTGCAGGAAATGCTATCATGAGACTAATAAAATTCTTGGTTGCTGGCGTAGCAACTACAATTGTAGGTTTTTTTAGTATCAATCATTTAATGGTAGAAATTCCTATACAACAGCTCTTCTTCTTGATCGTCTCTTTATTAATTTTTATAACAATAAAAGATAAACTTAAAGACTAA
- a CDS encoding tetratricopeptide repeat protein, whose product MSDLENLPKPPKKLGPITLTRKNVIKICAGSAIVVCGALGVNSYFSYQHQVFLENYSNAIASIQNKDTSSYNKAFKILKEVDENGTATATDYYYLGYALQYGYGTNKDYDHAFKYYKKSANDEDPRAYYQIATLYQAGQGVNRDDIKAISYYKKSYDLGYSPAIVKIFNMLESNSRLLASTNPKLLYNIYEAITNNKIKDIKNNDDKNKYLLSAAAEGYEPALMKQAQNFTDEGDNYRALMLWQTLLYSSNPKTAKKAKAEIVKVNKLLDKERAEERAEQEKIQVEQVHEEKAKIIRQVERQKEIEHKIEKGLSIPKREISNLDGFVYINLFKSDKQSLQDFYQNIADIKINNDFLNNTNNRYTNYVADFLKISKLKENRSSLFVDFGENISTNKFEGLAYYYFNEDDIFTKNLLHTAFENQAKTSSLLPKLIESEVIKELEKKKNDRIVQNKKTEEIKESDKIQLTHEEQMQRLQVFAQKGDYKKLYKLEQIARSDDPYAMYFAGEYYYNEGDYNKALDFFKKSANANYGPANYRLASLYYNEEKNGVPFDKKIAIKYYERAAKLGVRNAKHILMLLD is encoded by the coding sequence ATGTCTGACTTAGAAAACCTACCTAAGCCTCCAAAAAAGCTAGGCCCGATAACTCTAACGCGAAAAAATGTCATAAAAATTTGTGCTGGTAGTGCGATAGTAGTTTGTGGTGCTCTTGGAGTAAATAGTTACTTTAGTTATCAGCATCAAGTTTTTTTAGAAAATTATTCAAACGCTATTGCAAGCATTCAAAACAAAGATACCAGCAGTTATAACAAAGCTTTTAAAATACTAAAAGAAGTAGATGAAAATGGGACAGCTACTGCAACAGATTATTATTACCTTGGATATGCTTTACAATATGGTTATGGTACCAACAAAGACTATGATCACGCTTTCAAATATTATAAAAAATCAGCAAATGATGAAGACCCTAGAGCTTACTATCAAATAGCTACACTTTACCAAGCAGGACAAGGTGTAAATAGAGATGACATAAAAGCTATTTCATACTACAAAAAATCTTACGATCTAGGTTACTCTCCAGCCATTGTTAAAATTTTTAACATGCTCGAGTCTAATAGCAGATTATTAGCTTCTACTAATCCTAAACTTCTTTATAACATATACGAAGCTATTACTAATAATAAGATCAAAGACATTAAAAATAATGATGATAAAAATAAATATCTTTTATCTGCTGCTGCTGAAGGATACGAACCAGCGTTAATGAAACAAGCTCAAAACTTTACTGATGAAGGTGATAACTATAGAGCTTTGATGTTATGGCAAACCTTACTATATAGCTCCAACCCTAAAACAGCTAAAAAAGCAAAAGCTGAAATAGTTAAAGTAAACAAACTTCTAGATAAAGAACGTGCAGAAGAAAGAGCTGAACAAGAAAAAATTCAAGTTGAGCAAGTCCATGAAGAAAAAGCCAAAATAATAAGACAAGTTGAAAGACAAAAAGAAATAGAACACAAAATAGAAAAAGGTTTAAGCATTCCTAAAAGAGAAATCTCTAACCTTGATGGTTTTGTTTACATAAATTTATTTAAATCAGACAAACAAAGCCTACAAGACTTTTATCAAAATATAGCAGACATTAAAATTAATAATGATTTTTTAAATAACACTAACAACAGATATACTAACTATGTCGCTGATTTTTTAAAAATCAGTAAGCTTAAAGAAAATAGATCTTCATTATTTGTAGACTTTGGTGAAAATATAAGCACTAATAAATTTGAAGGTCTAGCTTACTATTATTTCAATGAAGATGATATATTTACAAAAAATCTATTACACACAGCTTTTGAAAACCAAGCTAAAACATCCTCTTTATTACCAAAACTTATAGAAAGTGAAGTTATTAAAGAATTAGAGAAGAAAAAAAATGATCGGATAGTTCAGAATAAAAAAACTGAAGAAATAAAAGAATCGGATAAAATCCAGCTAACTCATGAAGAGCAAATGCAGAGATTACAAGTTTTTGCTCAGAAAGGTGATTATAAAAAACTTTATAAATTAGAGCAGATTGCACGATCTGATGATCCTTATGCAATGTATTTTGCAGGTGAATATTATTATAACGAGGGTGACTATAACAAGGCTCTTGATTTTTTCAAGAAGTCGGCAAATGCAAATTATGGTCCAGCAAATTATAGATTAGCATCACTGTATTATAATGAGGAAAAAAACGGCGTACCTTTTGACAAAAAAATAGCTATTAAATATTATGAAAGAGCAGCAAAACTTGGCGTTAGAAATGCTAAACATATATTGATGTTGCTTGATTAA
- the ylqF gene encoding ribosome biogenesis GTPase YlqF: MLHWFPGHMHKATKEFRKKMPSIDIAIEIVDSRIPDSSSNHVLEAIVGDKPIIKILSKADLADPNTTKQWLEHFKGSAIAVDTLRDKTLTKKIIALAKKKLPHRGTVLKPIRAIIFGLPNVGKSTMINKLAGRKVAKTGNEPAVTKLQQRIDIEKGFTIYDTPGIMFPSPKSEASGFRIACIGSIRDTAMDYEGTAEYLIDFLLINKQRSSFIKRYGLDDSKVTNQLPQEIVKDIAGMKTKHKVVHACQNIVHDFRAGQFGKVSLEDPKTIEKEKLAFINEDISVKNIDNA, encoded by the coding sequence ATGCTACATTGGTTTCCTGGGCATATGCACAAAGCTACGAAAGAATTTCGTAAAAAAATGCCATCTATAGATATTGCTATTGAAATTGTTGATTCTCGAATACCTGACTCAAGTAGTAACCATGTATTAGAGGCAATAGTTGGTGATAAGCCAATAATTAAAATACTCTCAAAAGCGGACCTTGCTGATCCTAACACCACAAAGCAATGGCTCGAGCATTTTAAGGGTAGTGCTATTGCAGTAGATACACTTCGAGATAAAACTCTTACTAAAAAAATCATTGCTCTTGCTAAAAAGAAACTCCCACATAGAGGTACTGTTTTAAAACCTATTCGTGCGATTATATTTGGCTTACCTAATGTCGGAAAATCTACAATGATAAATAAACTTGCTGGACGCAAAGTGGCAAAAACTGGCAATGAGCCTGCTGTAACAAAGCTTCAACAACGCATAGATATTGAAAAAGGTTTTACAATATATGATACGCCTGGAATAATGTTTCCAAGCCCTAAAAGTGAAGCAAGTGGATTTAGAATAGCCTGTATAGGATCTATACGTGATACTGCGATGGATTACGAAGGTACAGCTGAATATTTGATTGATTTTTTACTTATAAATAAACAACGTAGTTCATTTATAAAAAGATACGGACTTGATGACTCTAAAGTTACTAATCAGCTTCCTCAAGAGATAGTCAAAGATATTGCTGGTATGAAAACCAAACATAAAGTAGTGCATGCTTGTCAAAATATTGTTCATGATTTTAGAGCCGGACAGTTTGGAAAAGTATCACTTGAAGACCCTAAAACTATCGAGAAAGAGAAATTAGCATTTATAAATGAAGATATTTCAGTAAAAAATATCGATAATGCTTAA
- the nagA gene encoding N-acetylglucosamine-6-phosphate deacetylase, producing MQSYILKGAKIYCQDDFQYEDIVVENNIIKEIDVDIDTAKYNLPVINLDSDDFVIPGFIDIHIHGSQGADVMDGDVDALDVISKSIYSHGVTSYLATTMTATNEAILKSMQAVAKYTAMQQSDRARIIGIHLEGPFISPGKIGAQNPNYLQGADVEKLTNWHNESNNLIKKITIAPEIDNADKVIAYCNSQNIISSIGHTSCTMAQALNAIEQGCSHATHLFNAMTPIEHRNPGAANALLMSKKVLAELIVDGIHLHPDMVKFTHEIKGSDNIALVTDAMSAQGAGEGIFDLGGQKVIVKNGEARLENGVLAGSVLTMNKALENIMKFSDCSLHQAVKMTSTNQAKSLGLNKGQIKQGFDAEFVVLDKNYQIRQVIS from the coding sequence ATGCAAAGTTATATTCTAAAAGGTGCAAAAATATATTGCCAAGATGATTTTCAATATGAAGATATTGTTGTTGAAAACAACATAATAAAAGAGATTGATGTAGACATTGATACTGCCAAATATAATCTTCCCGTTATAAATTTGGATAGTGATGATTTCGTAATACCTGGGTTTATAGATATACATATACATGGTTCTCAAGGTGCTGATGTAATGGATGGTGATGTAGATGCTTTGGATGTGATTTCTAAGTCAATATATTCTCATGGTGTAACAAGCTATCTTGCTACTACGATGACAGCTACTAATGAAGCTATACTTAAATCTATGCAAGCAGTTGCCAAATATACAGCTATGCAACAAAGTGATAGAGCAAGGATAATAGGAATTCATTTAGAAGGACCATTTATTTCTCCTGGTAAAATAGGTGCTCAAAACCCAAACTACTTACAAGGTGCTGATGTTGAAAAGTTAACTAATTGGCATAATGAATCAAATAATCTGATTAAAAAAATAACTATAGCGCCGGAAATTGATAATGCTGATAAAGTTATAGCGTATTGTAATTCACAAAATATAATCAGCTCAATTGGTCATACCAGTTGCACGATGGCACAAGCCTTAAATGCTATAGAACAAGGCTGTAGTCATGCAACACACCTTTTTAACGCAATGACTCCTATTGAGCATCGTAACCCAGGTGCTGCTAATGCACTTTTAATGTCTAAAAAAGTATTGGCTGAGCTTATTGTTGATGGGATTCATTTGCATCCAGATATGGTTAAATTTACGCATGAGATAAAAGGTAGTGATAATATTGCTTTAGTCACAGATGCAATGTCGGCTCAAGGAGCAGGCGAGGGCATATTTGACCTAGGAGGTCAAAAGGTTATAGTAAAAAATGGTGAAGCTCGTTTAGAAAATGGAGTACTGGCAGGTAGTGTACTTACCATGAATAAAGCATTAGAAAATATAATGAAATTCTCAGATTGTAGTCTACATCAGGCAGTCAAAATGACTAGTACAAACCAGGCAAAATCATTAGGATTAAACAAAGGGCAGATCAAGCAGGGCTTTGATGCCGAATTTGTGGTTTTAGATAAAAATTATCAGATAAGGCAGGTAATAAGTTAG
- the tsaB gene encoding tRNA (adenosine(37)-N6)-threonylcarbamoyltransferase complex dimerization subunit type 1 TsaB codes for MKFLVLDTSTSYCSVALSVDGQVYSDTRYIPRQHNKYLLQMIEDLFAKAELDKKALDFIAYGVGPGSFVGVRLAASVAQAFAVSCDIPIVGFSSMFAIAKSNLINADKVAVVLDAKMGDFYLGLYDKASDSILSENVYKLEEWTSELYQSYYLVGDAISQVELIPDLTDFKLDVINIINYVETLYNTQKTSGKLTHETYPVYLRGTSHWKKKGV; via the coding sequence ATGAAATTTTTAGTATTAGATACATCAACTAGCTATTGCTCAGTTGCGCTTAGTGTAGATGGTCAAGTTTACTCTGATACACGCTATATTCCACGCCAGCATAATAAATACTTATTACAGATGATAGAGGATTTATTTGCTAAAGCGGAGCTTGATAAAAAAGCGTTAGACTTTATAGCTTACGGTGTTGGCCCTGGTAGTTTTGTAGGTGTGCGATTAGCAGCATCTGTGGCACAAGCTTTTGCTGTCAGTTGTGATATTCCAATAGTTGGGTTTTCAAGTATGTTTGCAATCGCAAAAAGCAATCTTATAAATGCTGATAAAGTCGCGGTAGTCCTTGATGCAAAAATGGGTGATTTTTATCTAGGTTTATACGATAAGGCTAGTGATAGTATATTATCTGAAAATGTTTATAAACTTGAAGAGTGGACTTCTGAATTGTATCAAAGTTATTATTTGGTTGGAGATGCTATTTCACAAGTTGAACTAATCCCTGATTTGACAGATTTTAAACTTGATGTAATAAATATAATCAATTACGTAGAAACTTTATACAATACTCAAAAAACATCCGGAAAACTTACTCATGAGACTTATCCAGTATATTTGAGAGGGACTAGTCATTGGAAAAAGAAAGGTGTATAA